The nucleotide window CCAGAAGATGTGCTGACAATGTGATCCTCTCTGTAGGGCTTCATGAACCACTATTTCATGCTGTATCCACCACCAACCAGTATAAGGAGGGATTTGATCCCTTCATATTGTAATTATGACATCGCCAGGCACAAACAGCCCATCATCCTACCTTGGCAAAGGGCTGAATTCCTGAACACAAATGCATCCTGGTTCTGGCCACTCCACGCCACCTCAACATCAGTTATTCTGCCTGTGTGGTCACAGTTTCCTATAGTAGAATTGAGTAGAACCCCTTCAAGTTTATGTACTTTTCTCCCTGACCAGTGGATACCAGTAGAGTGATATGGCAACAGTCCACTACACTCACAATTGAAGGAATCCCATTGCCCTGACCCCACAAATGATCTGTGAAGAAAAGAACAATCTAGATTAAGATTATATTGAAGTGTTCAGTTTTGTGTAAAAGTAGAAATCTGGATAAGCAAGTGAACATATGCTATTTTGGTAGAGAAGAATACTATATATGTACAGATTccaaaataatcaatcaatcaatcaatcgatttACCTTACTGTGATTTCAAAGGTTAACTGTTCTGCTTAGAAGCACATGCTCTCTAGTAAAACACATCCCCTGGGCAATTTCTCCAACAGTAGATTTTCCCACTCTAAAGATGACAGCTACCACAAGGGAAGCCATTATATAGCAAAGGTCACTCATTTTTTTCCACTGGGATTGCTTATCTCATCTTAGTCCTGTGTCTCTGGGGGTCAGAACTTAGCTCTTCTGTTATGGGGAACAATGCAGCTCTGGTAATCCAAAATTCCTCCAACCCATGTCCTCATCCCATAGCAAAACCACTTCATTCTCCCACCAAGATCTTGCACATTTCCTCGGACAAATACCAAAGGGGATTGCACTTTCTTCAGTGATGTGCACCAACAACCCATCCTCCAAAAATAATGGCTGACATTCTGCAATGTGGCACAGTCATTGGCACCTATCTGTTCAAAAGTCACTTCCTTCTATGTTGCAATTTCTTCATGGAAATGAGTAGAAGTTTCAGTCTCTGGTTCTTCTTTCCCATACATTACACTGACTGACTATCCTGATACTGCATCAGCATTGGTTTTGATAAAGCAGCTGCTGATcaacaagcagcagcaacagttggGATTCATGAGTCTCCATTTCAAAAAATGGTGGGTGCCTGTTGCTACACTGGAACTGGATATGCAGATTTTACAGACATCCAGAATACTAACAATACTGAtctctttttatttatgtatttattatttgatttatatcccacccttcctcccagcaggagccccctCATTGCTCTGGAAGTGAACAATTGCACACTTTATGGGAGGAAACTTATTTTTAAGGCTCTCATGTGCAAGCCAAACAACCTCATGCATGCCCAGGTAGTGCAAATATCAAACTGAACATTGGAATTAATCCAACACACTAAAATGCCCACCAGTATTACCAGAAAACACTGTATTTGTAGCTGGCATAGAGTTGTGTGAACCACAGAAAGAAAATTTGAAGGTTAAAAAAAAGTGGTTTGATGCTACAGCCACTATGCTAACAAAGATACACAGAAGGAGGGCCAACTTGTTGAAAAAGAGTGAATGAGACACCCCAGGTTGACCACTAGTGCAATGCAAGGTGTATCAATACGCCTCTGTCCTCCTTCTTCATGGGAATGGGGCCCAAACCACCAACATCTTGCTGCCATAGGGAGGCACAATCCAAGAACCACCAgttgcggcccaggggtgaaataagacgcagacacaatatgcatTGTGTTAAATAacaggccactttattaaccaaatccaTATCAGAATAATGAACTGGAAGAAGGGAACGTAAGTGTGGGATTAtcttggtgagtcaggcaaagcctgcttgcagctattggggcaattcaacccctgccaggcaagggggtgccaatctgccaaccccctgCCTTGACCACACCCATGTGGTGTGTAGAAAGGGCAACAGGCATCACCACcttcccccggtgccctgaaactctgagtggatgagacctgttggccccaaaggcgacccgtatcctgccctcgggccgtacagccctgagctgcaggcctccagaatcacctgtcacctccaaaggtgcctaaaggtgtcacctagctgcccttcacccttAACCTTTCCACACTTCCTTGCCACCAAgcggggacaaacctctgtttagtccccaCTTGCCCCACCGATGAACAACAGTTCACGCAAACCCCCTTGCAGGTCCCCTAAAAGGACatcattacccatatctgtcatatggactccatctgacctatgTAGTTCAATCCTACtgtgtcttatctctggatggtgtataACCGATCCACCAGAGCCCCAAAAAGCCAGCCTGAGCTGCCTATTAACTTTCTTGTGGGTCCTATTTATACGCTAGGGTCACCTATGCAGTTCCACTGCCTACGGGGCAATATAGCCGACCACACCAAGTGTACTCCCGGCCAGCGTCCTTCGATGGCCtggaagtcagcacacgcctgctcaataacagccctgccttttagcatacccaggtcattaccaccaaggtgaataaccaaaaactgtggcaccTCACGAACCACTGCCGACTGGAAAAGCgttggaaggagcccgtcccactGCATCTCTCGGCGGCCAAGCCACTACACcgtggcccactggctaagccccagctgcgtgccaacATGGGACTTCACTGCCCTGCGGCCAGCCCAAAAGGTCATACTAtggccacagaggaggatgcATGCTCTTCCGTCTCCTTTCCagtggcctgtcaaaacaaacgaATAACGTATAACAGTAATAGCCAACTTCAATGGCTAGTGTTTTGACTCCCTGTAAATGATCACACATAGGACTTATATGCTTGGAATGCCATCTCCCCAAATCCTGTAGTCGCTCCTGGGGGTATCCCAGGCATGCTGCTGCAGAAGCCACCCCAATATGAAAGGAGTGAGTCCCGAACAAGTGGTGGTCAAGACCCAAATTGTCCATGGCCCTCCGAGTCAAAGCCCAGAATTGAAATTTTGAAAGGGGTTGACCATCCTCACGAGTGAAAAGATATCCTGGTTGTTGACCCCTCAGGGCCAAATAACATCTCAATGCTAGCACTGGGCAGATGTCACCCGTCAGTGAAGTGGAGAGTATCACCAGCCGACCCTTCCTGCGCTGGTCAGTTTTGGAGCATTGCAGCCGTAAGAGGGCCTGCTCCTTCTGCCAACTAAGGTCCGATATCAAACGGGTGCATAGAGATAAGTCCCCCTTGGACCGAGCCACCACTTCACTAATATGGAATGCTCTGAAGAAAAGTGTAAGTGCAGTAGCATAAAGAAGCTTGGCCTCAAAATTGGAAGAACATAGCACCTCCCACTGCCTTTGAACCCCCCTAAGAAGTTCTGGGTGTATCGGAGAGCGAGCATCTGGAATTACAGGGTGCTCCCGTGCCCaaccttccaacatcttacgGATGCGGAAGTCATCTGAAAAGTCCAGAAATCCCTGGGACTTAGCCAAAAAGGAAAGGccagaaagcttacctctaatagcTGTGACAGCCAGGCCCTTCCTTCTGCCTTCTacacaaaactcaatgaggtgCTCCACTGGTACAGTCCATTGTTGTATGTATCCCCTTTCAGCCCTAAAGCCAAAAGCTCCCTACCTGATttttggtagctggccatagtgctgggcACACTAGAGAGACTTATTGCCTTTTCTGATTCAAGCCGCTAATCTCCCACAGTTCCAGCAGCACCacatccggctgagccctggcccacggtgccagctgtcaaaatctctccatctggttccgtgacagagcatcagcaatagcaTTATCAACACCTGGGACGTGGTGTGCCAGGAACAGAATATTAAACTGGAGACAATGCAACATTGACCCTAGGGTTTTTTGATGATAATGAATTAATAACATGCACCATGCACAGGTTATCACACCACAAATGTACTGTGGTATCCCGTAACCTGTCTGGCCAAAGATGTACTGCCACTACTATGGGGAAGAATTccaagagggtcaaatctctgACTAAACCCTCTTGAACCCAGTGCAGCTGCCAGCTACCCTGGCACCAGGAATCATTAAAAATAACTCCAAAACCAAAAGACCCGGAAGCATCAGAGCGCACTTGGAGTTCAGCCTCCAATAGGCGATCCCACCTCCAGAAAGAGACCCCATTAAAATCCTATAGAAACACAGACCAAACTACCAGGTCTGCCTTAAGGGCCGCTGAAACTCTAACGTGGTGTTGCGGATGTGATAGTCCTGACATTGCATTGTACACCCTCCGAAGGAAGGTGTGCTCTGGTGCTactaccctgcatgcaaagtttaaTGAACCTGCTAGCTCCTGGAGAGAAAGCAGTGTCACCTTCCTGGAGGCCAGAACACATGTGATCTTGTCACGCAACAACTTTAACTTTGCTAGCAGAAGCCGGCAGCATTGGGACAGAGTATCGATTTCAATTCCTAAAAAGGTAATAATaggggatgggccctcagttttctcctcCGCTAGTGGAACCCCAAGGTACTCTGAAAAACCCACTAAGTGATCCGTAAGAGCTTTACAATCATCAGTGTGTGCACAgccagcaaacaaaaaatcatccagataataaACCACTGATTGTTCCCCAGACCGCTTCCTGATTGCCCACTCCAGAAAAGAGCTAAAATGCTCAAATACTGAGCAAGAGATcgaacagcccatgggcaatgcTCGGTCCATATAAAAATTGCCCGCAAAAGTGAACCCCAACAATTCGAAGTCCCTGGGATGGACAGGCAGGAGGTGGAACACTGActttatatcacactttcccaTTAATGCACCAATCCCGCAGCACCGAACCATTGCCACTGCACTGTCAAAGGGGGTGTAGTGCACTGAACAGAGATGTTGGGGAATAAAGTCATTTACTGACTGGCCGTGCGGGTAGGAGAGGTGATGTATCAAGCGGAACTCACCAGGTGCCTTCTTTGGCACAATGCCCAGCGGAGAAACCTGAAAGGAAGAAGTGGGTGGAGAGGGAAAGGGACCTAAAACCCTACCTGCCTCCCTTTCTTTGTTAATTTTGTCTTGTACCacctgttccatgcccaagacCGACTTAAGGTTCTTGGACCGGAATGCACACCTAGGTCCTATATAAGGGATCCAAAAGCCTCTCGTAAAGCCGTCTAACAGAAACTGAGCTTCATGAACTATGGGGTAAACTTCCAATAAACTTCGTAATTCCATCAACTTAATTggactggggcccttttccttgatttgGGCCAGGAGCTCCTTGCCTCCTGGGGCCGGGGTGGTCCTTATTCCCTCCTTTGAAGAAACGTCTCCTTGGGCAGGACGTACAGGCATGCTGGCCCCCATACAGGGAACACTCATGCCTAAAGCGGCATGAGCTGCGGCCGCAGGAaccacgggagctgaactcccagcagagcaggtgtgattgaaccccctgccccactgGATCATGGGAAGGGGTCAACATTAACTGCTTAGGCAAGAAGTGTCCACTATCCGTACGGTCGCCCGGCACTGGATGTGAATTGGACATGAACTGAAGCCATAGGTCCACCTCCTTCTTGTCCCAAGGAAGGGAGGTGTCATATGCAGCCCTCATGTGAAAGACTTCATCATAAGAAAGCCAAGCCAGACCCTAGAACTCTGCGTATGCTCTATAAATAATGTCAAGATATTTAATCATGACAGAGTCACACTGTGGCTGTTTTGGCATAATGACACACATATAAGTGAAAAACGTGGGTAGCCAATTAGCCCAAGTACGTTCAATCTTGCACCTCTTAGTCATGTCACTATCCTTATAGTCTCCCTTATCTTTCTCCTTCCTTGCTGGTTCCCTATACAACAGGGTATAAAGGTCTATATAGTCACCTTTCCATATTTTCTCCCTAGTTGCAGGCAGCAAGTGAAATCCCAAAGGGGCAGAAGTTTCACCAAATGGGATGGCTCCCTCACAAATGCGCCCTAGAGGGTCAGCTGTAACATCTGGCGAAGTCCCCGCTAAGGAAGCCATAGTGCCAGCCTGAGAAGGTCCCCATACCCGGTCACAGGCCTGGAGCAATGTGGGTTGTTGTTCCTGAATGCCAGCCCCTTCTTGCATAGCAGTAGCTTGGTCAACCTCCTCAGCTCCCATCGGTGCTGAAAAGGGCCAAGCCTGCCCCAGCCCCCAGTATGGATAGCCCCAAGGCGGCCAGCCCCACGCAGGACCTGGTCCTCGCGAGCTGGCCTTGTCGCACTCACCCGAGTTCTCCCCCGATCCAGCATCAATTTATGACTGTGGAGTCGAAGTCCCTGCCTGCTCAGAAACAGATGCCACATCAGCCAACCTGCTGGGCCCTGCCTCCAGGGCGTCCAGTTGAGCTAGAATTAAATCCAGAGTACGATTAGTGTTATTGGAATCATGAACTCGTGGAACCTCAACTTCTGTGTTTGTGCATTGCTGACTCTTCTCCCTAATCCGCTTAGCAGGGGGATGGGTGGCTGTAAGCACAACCACCTGATTAGGGATGGCTTGCTGAGAAGAGGCAATAGTAGTCTGGACAGCAGTAGCAGTTCAACCATCTCCTTCAGAGGTCGTATTCTGCAGGCGCCTACCGCGAAAGTGTTTGGCATAGGGGTTGCTAGCTGTGGTGGTAACCACTCGAACAGGAGTGGATTGCTGGGAAGAAGAGGCCATAGCTGTATGGTCATTAAATCCCATGCATGATACCTGCtgacccctccccctgccctgctTTGCAGGGGGTTGTTAGCTGTGGTAGCAACTAACTGAGTGGTGGTGGAGTGCCGTGAGGGAGCCCTCTCCAAGGCCTCAAGGTGAGCCAGGATAGCAGCCCAAGGTGGTTCAGCATCCTTCGCCATGGAAGCACCAAGAGGAAGCGCCTCCAAAACCAATCTGGGGGCCCTAGCTTTCCCCTtaggccccccttgtcctttttTAGGTGGCATTATGAAATCTCAGGTAAAAGTGggggcctgatgcccctggcTCCTATTACCCCCGCTCCCATTATAGGAGGCCTTATAGACCAAATTCACAGCCCACTAACTAAACTAAACCCCTTGAGAGCAGTCGTAATGAAACCCcgagagcaattgtaatgggaaGGCTTAATGGTCCTGCAAGCCTATATGCTACCCTCACAGACAACGCGAGGCCCAATCAGCCAGGCTCAGCAGGCCTAGAATCAGGCTCTGTTAGTCAGCCTCTTAAAAGCCTGCAAGCTGTGCAGAACCTCCCCTGGGAGGAGTTAAGGCTCCCACCCAGTGAAGGCTCAAAGGCCTCGCAGGCCGGCTGGCTATCCGTGGGGAGAGGGAGGCCCAGACCCAGCCCGCACCAGCCAGGCCCCGGATTGGGCCCTGGAACTGGCCTCCGCAAGGCTAGATGGCCCCCTTAACACTCCTCGCAGGGGAATATAAGGTGGGAGAGGCCCAGCTCGCCACGCTGCAGCCTCACTCTCTTCACCAAAGTGCAGCTTTCTCCGATGCCAAataaagaagagggagaggaggagccggcacgagcttaaataggcccagccactCATCCTCTGAGGCACGCCTTGATGACATCATGCCAGTTCAGGCGTGCCTGCCCTCTTCATTGATGGCAGCTGGGCTTCACTCCAGGCCGCAAATCTCGCCCCGCGGCCCGGTAAGTAAACAGAGTGCAGAGCGGGGGCTCTGGAGTGGCCAGTAGTTTACCAAAATATATTAGCACAGATATACACAACAAACATTGGACAGTTAATAATTCTCACAAATATTCCccactttttatttcatttattttttaaaaaaatccctctcagttgaaaaaacaacaacagaaaacatTTAATTCTTTGTTGTTTCTGCTCCTTAAATTTGGTATATCTGCAGAGGCATGATCAGTTATCTTTAAAAAATTTAGATAATATATTTCTGGAAATATAAGAAATGTTATGGGTTTGAGTCATCCCAGGTTAGGCCATGTTCAGCATAATTCAGGCAGACAATTATTACTTTGGGGGAAATTTACAAAAGCACACATTGATACATAAAAATGCCAATGGCAGGAGAAAGCACATACAACATGTGTATTTTAGGAGGACATGTGTAAACTTTAGAAAATGCATGCTTGTAAGAAACTGCATAAATTTAAATGTTTCTTTTTGTGCatttaaaaaccacacaaaaaagGTATGTAACATAGTTATGATTGAACTCATGTGAAAATGGCGAGTTGAGCTATAGATACCTAAGCACAGCAGCAAGATTATAAGAATAGCCCTCTGGCAATTAAAAATATAATCATTAAATAAtcattaaagaaaaagaaatgaagtATTTGAATACATGGAAGGAATGAACACAATTCTATTCATAACATTGTTTTTCCACAATTAGAGTTGCATCAACCTTCTACAAGAAAATCTGGAAATGACTGGAATGAAAAACATTATCTACTGTAATGGATTGTTGCAAGCAAAGTCTTTTCACATGTTAATAATAGCAATTATCATTGTGGGGGAAGAAGTCACCATCCTTGCTGGAAGTCACCATATTCCCTTAGAACGATTCCAATAATGGAGTGGACAGGGaagaaataatataaaaatataaaaagaaaatcaTGGAAAACTGACTTCACCCCATACATCATAGCATGAGGGACTCAGTATAAATATGTTCTTTCTTTGTCACTATAATGCACTGTATATGTTGATTCTGGGAGGCACCATCTGTCTCCCAGACAGAACAACACTACAACAGGGAGATGAACCTAGTCCCATCCATCCACCATCTATCAACAGAGGATTCAGGGTTGCTCCATAGTGTGggtagtagggatgggtgaagatTCCTCGAAATTCAATGCTGACAGAGGATTCCCAGTAGTTTGCAAGTTCACTATCACTGACCACTGACCCTGAATGCTGTAAACAACTGACTGCTGCTGTTCCAGAcaccagttttgttttttttaaaatgcatagaaGATAAGGCTACATGAGACTGATGAGCCTGTCTTTCAGACTGTCCTTGCTTTGTTGTTTGCTAAGAGACTGTGAAACTAGCATGCTGTTTGCTTTCACCCACCCGaggctgggtgggtggggggagggaatcaaaTACGGAAGCAAAGGTGGGAGaaagcagagagagggagagagaatgggAAAACATTGGGACTCAGTCATATTGCTTTTgcaaagcctgattcctcagaaATTTCTCTGTCCCCCTTTCttcctctgtctctgtctctctatctgtgtgtgtgtgtttaaaaggaCTCTTAGTCAAAGAAGGAGGAGGTGAAGGGCcggagggagggacagaggggGGCAAGACTGACAGCTAGAGTCAGTGCATTCAACAGTACCATCCtagacatgcctactcagaagtaagcccaactgaggTCAGTGGGAccaacttccaagtaaatgtctATATTTGCAGCCAGGATAGACTCATCTCTCCTCTTCCCAAAGTTGTTCGCAGGGAGGATTTAGGGGTTCTCTCCCTGTGGGTTTTTGGTGGGGGTTTTTGCATGGGGGAAGTGATAGTGCTTTGGAAAATGAAACAAAGTTTTACTAGAACCTagactttcccctcctctctctcctccccattctctctcccactctctatgtgtgtgtataaataaaaGCACTCTCCATCAAAAGAAGAGGCAATTGGGTAGGTTGGCAGGCagctgttttcctttcctttgttaGAATAATAACGATAAAAACCTGGTTATTATTCAGAAGAAATAATAGAACCAGGAACAGCACAAGATAGTGATAAACAAATATAGAAAGGAACCTCCTGtaaggtcaaccaaatgcaattgAAATGGCAACAAGCAGTAGATGCCACCCCAGTGAGAATCAGAGTGTTGTAGGATACATTGAGAATTGCTCAACAGGACAATGGGGTTAAAtttcaatataaataaatacataaatgcatgAGCACCAGGCCATATGATTTGACAAACGATAATGTGAATGGTGCAGCTGActtgaaggaatgcagaagaCCAATTTCTGACACAGATAGAATCTACATACCTATCTGAATGTTTTAAATGGCACTGAAGAGTGCCTCACACTCAACAACTTTGACAAAGCATTTTTTATCTCCTTGTTTCTCATGCTGTAGATTATTGGATTGAACATGGGTGGAATAATAGTATACATCACAGTTAATACAAAGTCCAGATGAGAATTAGAGGGAGGCCTGAGGTAAGCAAAACATCCAGTGAAGCTAAATATGGAGAAGACCATGAGGTGGGGTAGGCAAGTGGAGAAGGCCTTTTTCCTTCCCTGAACGGAAGGGATTTTCAGAACAGCCCTGAAGATGTGGACATAAGTGACAACGATGTACACAAAGCAGCTAAACACCATGATAACACTCATCACAACAACTCCAATTTCTATTAGGTATAAGTTAGAGCAGGCAAGTGTAAGTAACTTTGGGATCTCACAGAAGAACTGATTGATAACATTGAAGCAGAAAGGGATTGCAAAAGTTCCACTAGTGTGCAGCACTGCATAAAGAAAGCCACTGATCCATACAGAGGCAACCCTTTGGATGCAGGCTGTTTTGTTCATCACCATTCCATACTGTAATGGATTGCAAATGGCAACATATCGATCATATGCCATGACTGTGAGGAGAAAGAAATCAGAGCTTCCAAAGAAGACATATCCAAAAACTTGGACCACGCATCCAGCATAAGAAATGTGCCTAGTACTCATGAGGGAATTGACCATGGATTTGGGAATAGTTATTGAAATATTACCAAGGTCTTGGATGGCCAAGTTCATCAGAAagaagtacatgggagtgtgaAGGTGATGATCAAAGGCTACTGCAGAGATGATGAGGAGATTCCCTGATACAATTATCAGGTACAATCCCAGGAACAGAAAGAAGTGTAGAATCTGCAGTTTCCGGATTGCTGAGAATTCAAGGAGCAGAAACTCAGAGACGTAGGATTTGTTGTCTATATTTTCATTCATTACTGAAATGTTTCCCACCTCTGGAAGAAAAGAGAAAGGTGAATGTTAAATAAAATCATGTTCTGGTAACCAATATTTAATGGCTTTTGAACATGTTTTCAGTGTAAGGAAGAGAAAAAATGAAGTAGAGAAGTgaacaaaaggggggaaatataaatctgcatcttatgcacacttctctgaaaaAGCTGTAGTACTGCTTCAAAAATGGCAGATGGATATGAACTCTGCCTTAACTAGAGGACATATGTTTTAAACTGTAAT belongs to Rhineura floridana isolate rRhiFlo1 chromosome 11, rRhiFlo1.hap2, whole genome shotgun sequence and includes:
- the LOC133367762 gene encoding olfactory receptor 14A16-like; translation: MNENIDNKSYVSEFLLLEFSAIRKLQILHFFLFLGLYLIIVSGNLLIISAVAFDHHLHTPMYFFLMNLAIQDLGNISITIPKSMVNSLMSTRHISYAGCVVQVFGYVFFGSSDFFLLTVMAYDRYVAICNPLQYGMVMNKTACIQRVASVWISGFLYAVLHTSGTFAIPFCFNVINQFFCEIPKLLTLACSNLYLIEIGVVVMSVIMVFSCFVYIVVTYVHIFRAVLKIPSVQGRKKAFSTCLPHLMVFSIFSFTGCFAYLRPPSNSHLDFVLTVMYTIIPPMFNPIIYSMRNKEIKNALSKLLSVRHSSVPFKTFR